The Elusimicrobiota bacterium DNA segment GCGGTAGTCGCGTCCGCGCTGGCCGGCGTGGCGGAGATCATCAAGGGCATCCGCTCCGACATGGACGACGTTAGGAAAACCTCCGAGGCGCTGGCCAAGAAGGTGGAAGCCTACGGCGTGGAGCTGCTCGAGCTGGAGGGCAAGAGCAGCACGCTGGAAAAGGTCCTGAAACTGTCCGAGGACCTGGACAAGTTCAAGGCCAGCCTCCCGGCCGAGGTCGACCGCATCATGAGCGCCGAGCTGTCCACGCCCATGACCTGCACGCTCAAGCTGGCGGACCTGCTGCCGGCGAGGCGGGCCGAGGGACCTGCTGCCGGCGAGGCGGGCAAGAAGCCCACCAAGCGGAAGCCTGCCGTGCGTAAGGCCGCGGCGTCAGGCAACCGCTCGGGCAAATACCAGAAGCGCCCGCCCTGCCCCACCTGCCAGAAGGCCATGGAGGTCAAGGACTACGGAGCGCCCAAGCGCGAGTACGTCTGCAGGCACTGCAAGGTGCCGGAGCCGGCGGCGACACCCGCCTGACCACCGACTCGCCCGCGGGCTGCCAGCACGGGGCCCGCGGCGCGGATGGTGATGTCCTATAAAACTATCACGAGGAGGAACAGCATGAGGAACATGATCGCGATAACGCTGGCGGCCGAGCTCGGGATGAAGGCCCTGCTCAAGATGCCGAGCGGGGACGTCGTGCGCTGCGACGAGGTGGCGCGCCTGGTGCCCTGCTCGCCCGCGCACATGTCGAAGATCCTGCAGCGCCTGGCCAAGCACAGCATCATCACCCCGGTCCGCGGCCCAAAGGGCGGCTACCGGCTGGCCAGGCCAGTCGGCGACATCACGGTGACGCAGGTCATCGAGGCCGTGGACGGCCGCCTAGACGCCGCGCCGGAGGGCCGCGAGCTCGACCCGGTATCCAGGCTGCTCGGCCGGATGCACAACCGGGCGGTGCAGGACCTCAACGTGAGGCTGGCGGACCTGTGAGCCGGCGCTGCGAGGCGTGGTGCCCGCCGAGCACGTACACCCAGTTGCGGCCGTGCTCCAAGCACACGAACCTGCGGCGCGTGGGCCGGCTGCTTCTGTGCCCGCACCACCGGGCGATGGCGGAGGCCGGGCGCAGGGTCAGGACCAGGGGGAGCTGAGCATGTGCAGGCGCGCCAAGCATCGCATCATCCCTATCCACATCCGCCTGCAGGTCCTGGCCGACTACAACCAGCTGGTGGAGATGGGCGCAGAGACGAAGTACTCCATTCTGGGTCTGCAGAAGTTGTGGAAGGTGAAGCTGGGCACGCGCCATTATCCGTTCTCGCGGAGGACTTTCTTCCGCTGGGCGCGGGACCTCAATGTTGATCTATTGTCGTCGAAGGTGACACTGGATGACACCAGATAAAGCTGGACAGGAACGGGAGTCGCGTTTAAAATACCAGCACATGCGCACCTCCAGCCGCGGCAACGCGGCAATGATGACGAACCCGCAGCAAGAGCCCCGACCGGGCTGCACCCCCGGCCGGGGCCGCTCTTATGTGAAACCACAAGCGGGCGCACCGGCCTCGGCGCAGACAGGCGACGGGTGCGCTCCAGTTCTGGCGTCCTGCCCGGCTCCCCAACCAACCAAGATGAGTGCGAGCGCGCGGAGCAGGCGCCCCCTATGAGCAGGACCAGGCTGGGACGCCGGCAAGCGGCGCGGCAGCGCGCCGGAAAGCCCATAGACCTCACGCCCCTCATGCGCTTCCAGGTGAAACTACTGGCGAGCTGGGGCCACACCCAGGCCGAGATCGCCGCGGCGCTGCAGATCTCCCAGCCAACCCTGGAGCGCCGGCTCAAGGATGAGTTCCGCGAGGGCGCGGCCAAGAGCAGCTCGGACATCGAGTACAACCTCAAGCGGATCGCCCGGGATATCAGCGGCACCTACCCCATCGCCGACTCCCTGCGGGCGATCATCTTCTACTGCAAGACCAAGCTCGGCTACCGGGAGACGCAGCACGTCATCCACGGCTTCGACCCGGTCATCGTCACGCAGTTCGTCAGCCAGGTGGCCAACGTCATCAAGCGTCTCATTCCGGAGTGCTGCCCGCACTGCAAGACCAACCTCGGGCTGCGCCCCGTCCTGGGGTCCACGCTCATCGAGATGTCCGAGAAGCTCAAGCAGCAGCTGCCGGCTCCGGAGAACGTGCCCATGCCGGCGCCGTCCCAGGACCCAGGGTGATGCTTGCGACCGCCGCGCTTCCGCCCGCTATGATCGAGCCGGCACCGCAGAACCGCCACGAGCTCGCCAACCTGCTCGCGCAGATGGGGAAGGACCTCCTGCTGGAGAGCACGATCGAGAAGCGCGCCGAGGCGGCCAAGGCGGCGGCCGCGCGCAAGGACATCCTGGCCTGGGGCGCCCTCACCATGCCGGAGAAGTTCTTCATGCCCTTCTGCCATGAGCTCCACGACTACTTCGTGGATATCCGCCACGCCGAGGCGTCCAGCACGGAGGCCCCGCGCGGGCACTCCAAGACCACGATCAAGTGCACGCTCATCCCGATGTTCCAGGCGCTCGAGGAGCCCGAGTCCTACGATTACTACCTCAACGTGCAGGCCACCGGGGCCAAGGCCGTCGCCGTCAACACCGCCATCAAGTCCGAGCTGGAGGAGAACGAGCTGCTGCGCTACATGTACGGCGAGCAGGTCGGCGACAAGAAGTGGACCGACCAGATCTTCGTCACGCGCGGCGGGATCGTCTTCCAGGCCCTGGGAGCCGGCCAGAGCATCCGCGGCACGCAGTACCGCAACCGCCGGCCCAAGTACATCGTCATCGACGACCTATACGACGAGGAGGACCTGGAGAACCCGGAGGGCGTGGAGCGCAAGAACCGATGGTTCTGGGGCTCGCTCTACCCGGCGCGCGCGAAGGGCATGGACACCGCCTTCCACCTGCAGGGCACGCCCATCAGCGACCGTGACGTGCTCTGGCAGATGTCCAAGCTGCCCGGCGTCCTCTACCGGCAGTTCGCCGCCCTCAAGCCGGACGGCACCCCCCTCTGGCCGGAGCTCAACTCCAAGGAGTCGCTGGCGAAGGACCGCATCTTCATGGGTTCCATCGCCTTCGACCGAGAGCTGCAGATGACGCGCCGGGACGAGACCGCGGCGATCGTCAAGGCCTCCTGGCTCAAGGACTGGGAGTTGGACCCGGCCAAGGTGGTGTTCGACAAGAACCAGGTCCTCGACCGCGCGCTGCTCTGCTGCGACCCCTCCATCGGCAAGAAGCTCACCAACGACCCCACCGCGATCGCGATGATGTTCCGAATCGTGCCGGCGGGCATGGCCCCTTGGTGGTTCATCGACGCCCTGGGCAACGAGTTACTCAGCCTCAACAAGCGCGTGGCCAAGATCCGGGAGTTCGCTGCGGCCCAGCCCGAGTGGGTCCGCGAGAAGCTCCGCATCCGGGTGGAGGCCATCGCCGGCTTCATGGACTTCCCCGAGGCTCTGCGCAGCGACCCGGTCTGCGCCAACTACCCGATCGAGGAGATCGACCACGTCCCGGATAAGATCTCCAACCTGACCGGCAAGTCCGTCCACTTCGAGAACGGCAAGGTGAGGATCAGCACGCGCATCCGGCAGGACCTGCGCACCCTGGCCTTCGACCAGCTTACGACCAACTACCCGAGCCACGACGACGTCCGGGACGCCATCCTCCTGGGGCTCGACAAGAAGAACCCCTCTGGAATGTGGAGCTGAGACCATGAGCCGACCCCCGAACCGAAAGCAACTCATCGCCCGCAACGAGACCCTGCGCTCCGACGTGGCCCTGCTGCAGAACGCCCTGGAGACCAAGCGCGAGAACCTGGAGCTGCAGGCCAGCCTGACGCGCCTGCAGGCGCACAACGGGCTCAGCGACCTGGCCAACATGGCCCGGGTCGAGATGTCGAACCTGACGTCGTTCAACCCCATGTTCCAGAACACGATCTTCGCGCCCATCACCATCAACTACACGGAACTTGGCAACCTCTACGCATCGAGCGGCCTCATCCGCGCCGCCATCAGCGGGCCCGTGGACGACGCCTTCAAGAAAGGGCTCAACGTTTCCAGCGGGGAGGCGGGCAAGGACGTCAAGGACCTGACGGACCGCATGGAGGAGGACGGAGCGATCTCCCGGATCAAGCAGGCCTCCAAGTGGACGCGCCTCTTCGGCGGCGGGGCACTGGTC contains these protein-coding regions:
- a CDS encoding Rrf2 family transcriptional regulator, which codes for MRNMIAITLAAELGMKALLKMPSGDVVRCDEVARLVPCSPAHMSKILQRLAKHSIITPVRGPKGGYRLARPVGDITVTQVIEAVDGRLDAAPEGRELDPVSRLLGRMHNRAVQDLNVRLADL
- a CDS encoding helix-turn-helix domain containing protein; amino-acid sequence: MSRTRLGRRQAARQRAGKPIDLTPLMRFQVKLLASWGHTQAEIAAALQISQPTLERRLKDEFREGAAKSSSDIEYNLKRIARDISGTYPIADSLRAIIFYCKTKLGYRETQHVIHGFDPVIVTQFVSQVANVIKRLIPECCPHCKTNLGLRPVLGSTLIEMSEKLKQQLPAPENVPMPAPSQDPG